Proteins encoded within one genomic window of Streptomyces sp. NBC_01314:
- the uppS gene encoding polyprenyl diphosphate synthase, translating to MRRTTTRSVTRSGRERSALDAAYDECRRLVRTTRPTEYALMQLMPPAVRPACWALYAALASADDLVDSTEGTPQERARRLQEWRAALEADLSSGTSDDPVRRALTDAVWHWGLDLGDLLGALDAVQGDEGREGVATWQEWRERAHAQNVSWPEQLMRMLVRSGLPVPVRLRDLPGFTRFVDGLFLTDMLRDLPEDLDGGHVWFPAEVLDRFHVTPAELISREWTPAVRQLVEHLAGQAREWLEASRRALRHTLPLGPSIVLDSAVELFGAELDAIVRAGSAVLHRPVRVPRHTEWRILGPARARAAVVWRLTLPPGREDAPARTSSAAGTTDGEAASALLTGPEQHTTRIAEPPLPPRPHRDGARPPAITEAHLPQHVAIVMDGNGRWATGLGLPRDEGHRAGAVALRDVVQGALEIGLAHLTVYAFSTENWKRSPDEVSKLFAIMRSELLDGELLDHDVRLRWVGSPDGLPDDVVEVLRAQEHATRNRTGLTFNVCVNYGGRAELTRAGAALARAALAGEVDPARISEQLFAAHLPHHAMPDVDLLWRTSGEIRTSNFLPWHAHYAELHFTDQPWPDVDRRDLWEAVVAYTHRKRRKGAAAAPTFADGAE from the coding sequence ATGCGTCGCACCACCACGCGGTCCGTAACACGGTCCGGGCGAGAGCGATCGGCACTCGACGCCGCGTACGACGAGTGCCGCCGCCTGGTCCGCACGACGCGGCCCACCGAGTACGCCCTGATGCAGCTCATGCCCCCGGCGGTACGCCCCGCGTGCTGGGCGCTGTACGCCGCCCTCGCCTCCGCCGACGACCTGGTCGACTCCACCGAGGGCACCCCGCAGGAGCGCGCCCGGCGGCTCCAGGAGTGGCGGGCCGCGCTGGAGGCCGACCTGTCGAGCGGCACCAGCGACGACCCGGTCCGGCGGGCGCTGACCGACGCGGTGTGGCACTGGGGGCTCGACCTCGGCGATCTGCTGGGCGCCCTGGACGCGGTGCAGGGCGACGAGGGCCGTGAGGGTGTCGCGACCTGGCAGGAGTGGCGTGAGCGCGCCCACGCCCAGAACGTCAGCTGGCCCGAGCAGCTGATGCGGATGCTGGTCCGGTCCGGACTGCCCGTACCCGTGCGGCTCCGCGACCTCCCGGGCTTCACCCGTTTCGTGGACGGCCTGTTCCTCACCGACATGCTCCGCGATCTTCCCGAGGACCTCGACGGCGGGCACGTGTGGTTCCCCGCCGAGGTCCTCGACCGCTTCCACGTCACCCCGGCCGAGCTGATCTCCCGCGAGTGGACCCCCGCGGTCCGGCAGCTGGTCGAGCACCTGGCCGGCCAGGCCCGGGAATGGCTGGAGGCCTCCCGCCGGGCGCTGCGGCACACACTGCCGCTGGGCCCGTCGATCGTCCTCGACAGCGCCGTCGAACTGTTCGGCGCGGAGCTGGACGCGATCGTCCGGGCCGGCTCGGCCGTCCTGCACCGACCGGTACGCGTCCCCCGGCACACCGAGTGGCGGATCCTCGGCCCGGCCCGGGCACGGGCCGCCGTGGTGTGGCGGCTGACGCTGCCGCCCGGCCGGGAGGACGCTCCGGCGAGGACGTCGTCCGCCGCCGGCACCACGGACGGGGAGGCGGCGTCGGCCCTCCTCACCGGCCCCGAGCAGCACACCACACGGATCGCCGAACCGCCGCTGCCGCCGCGCCCGCACCGCGACGGAGCCCGCCCGCCGGCCATAACCGAGGCCCATCTCCCGCAGCACGTGGCGATCGTCATGGACGGCAACGGCCGCTGGGCCACCGGGCTCGGGCTGCCCCGCGACGAGGGCCATCGGGCCGGAGCCGTCGCCCTCCGGGACGTCGTCCAGGGTGCCCTGGAGATCGGCCTCGCCCATCTGACCGTGTACGCCTTCTCCACGGAGAACTGGAAGCGGTCGCCCGACGAGGTCTCCAAACTCTTCGCGATCATGCGTTCCGAGCTCCTCGACGGCGAACTCCTCGACCACGACGTACGCCTGCGCTGGGTGGGGTCCCCCGACGGCCTCCCTGACGACGTGGTGGAGGTCCTGCGCGCCCAGGAGCACGCCACCCGCAACCGCACCGGCCTCACCTTCAACGTCTGCGTCAACTACGGCGGCCGCGCCGAACTCACCCGCGCGGGCGCGGCGCTGGCCCGCGCCGCGCTGGCCGGCGAGGTCGACCCGGCCCGGATCTCCGAGCAGCTCTTCGCCGCCCATCTGCCGCACCACGCCATGCCCGACGTCGACCTCCTGTGGCGCACCAGCGGCGAGATCCGTACCTCCAACTTCCTCCCCTGGCACGCCCACTACGCCGAACTCCACTTCACCGACCAGCCCTGGCCGGACGTGGACCGCCGGGACCTGTGGGAGGCGGTGGTCGCCTACACCCACCGCAAGCGCCGCAAGGGCGCCGCGGCGGCGCCCACGTTTGCCGACGGGGCCGAGTAG
- a CDS encoding polynucleotide kinase-phosphatase, with protein sequence MSETTRQTPRGRVLPVTDLSLVVLIGASGSGKSTFARRHFKPTEIISSDFCRGLVSDDENDQGATKDAFDVLHYIAGKRLAAGRRTVVDATSVQQESRKQLIELARQHDVLPIAIVLDVPEEVCAERNASRTDRADMPRRVIQRHTRELRRSLRHLEREGFRKVHVLRGVEDAENATIVTEKRFNDLTHLTGPFDIVGDIHGCASELEALLGKLGYVDGVHPEGRTAVFVGDLVDRGPDSPGVLRRVMSMVGSGDALCVPGNHENKYGRYLKGRNVQHTHGLPETIEQMEGESEEFKKQVREFIDGLVSHYVLDGGRLVVCHAGLPEKYHGRTSGRVRSHALYGDTTGETDEFGLPVRYPWAEDYRGRAAVVYGHTPVPTATWLNNTICLDTGAVFGGKLTALRWPERELVEVPAERVWYEPARPLATEAPGGHEGRPLDLADVHGRRVVETRHAGRVSVREENAAAALEVMSRFAVDPRLLPYLPPTMAPTATSHIEGYLEHPAEAFAQYKEDGVARVVCEEKHMGSRAVALVCRDADAARERFGTGGTSRSSAAESGGGPTGSLYTRTGRPFFNDEARTELVLGRVREAMTAAGLWDELETDWVLLDAELMPWSLKASGLLRTQYAAVGAASGAVFPGALAALEGAVARGVDVSELLGKQRERAADAAAFTDAYRRYCWPTEGLDGVRLAPFQILAVQDRSLAALPHDEQLALIDRLVEFDVSGLLQTTRRLFVDTGDEASVRAGIDWWLEMTGRGGEGMVVKPVEAVVRSDKGRLVQPGIKCRGREYLRIIYGPEYTRPENLDRLRGRFLNHKRSLALREYALGLEALDRLAEGEPLWRVHEAVFGVLALESEPVDPRL encoded by the coding sequence ATGAGCGAGACCACCCGGCAGACCCCTCGGGGGCGCGTCCTGCCCGTCACCGACCTTTCTCTCGTGGTGCTGATCGGCGCGTCCGGCTCGGGCAAGTCGACGTTCGCCCGACGGCACTTCAAGCCCACCGAGATCATCTCGTCCGACTTCTGCCGGGGCCTCGTCTCCGACGACGAGAACGACCAGGGCGCGACGAAGGACGCCTTCGACGTCCTGCACTACATCGCGGGCAAGCGCCTCGCGGCCGGCCGCCGTACGGTCGTCGACGCGACCAGCGTGCAGCAGGAGTCCCGCAAGCAGCTGATCGAGCTGGCCCGGCAGCACGACGTGCTGCCGATCGCCATCGTGCTCGACGTGCCGGAGGAGGTGTGCGCCGAACGCAACGCGTCCCGCACCGACCGCGCCGACATGCCGCGCCGCGTGATCCAGCGTCACACCCGCGAACTCCGGCGCTCCCTGCGGCACCTGGAGCGCGAGGGCTTCCGCAAGGTGCACGTCCTGCGAGGCGTGGAGGACGCCGAGAACGCCACGATCGTCACCGAGAAGCGCTTCAACGACCTCACCCACCTCACCGGCCCCTTCGACATCGTCGGCGACATCCACGGCTGCGCGAGCGAACTGGAGGCACTGCTGGGCAAGTTGGGCTATGTCGACGGCGTGCACCCGGAGGGCCGTACGGCCGTCTTCGTCGGCGACCTGGTCGACCGGGGCCCGGACAGTCCGGGCGTGCTGCGCCGCGTGATGTCGATGGTCGGTTCGGGCGACGCGCTCTGTGTGCCGGGCAACCACGAGAACAAGTACGGCCGTTACCTCAAGGGCCGCAATGTGCAGCACACCCACGGACTCCCCGAGACCATCGAGCAGATGGAGGGCGAGAGCGAGGAGTTCAAGAAGCAGGTACGGGAGTTCATCGACGGGCTCGTCAGCCACTACGTCCTCGACGGCGGCCGACTGGTCGTCTGTCACGCCGGCCTGCCGGAGAAGTACCACGGCCGGACCTCCGGCCGGGTGCGCAGCCACGCGCTGTACGGCGACACCACCGGCGAGACCGACGAGTTCGGGCTGCCGGTGCGCTACCCGTGGGCGGAGGACTACCGGGGCCGGGCGGCCGTGGTCTACGGCCACACCCCGGTGCCCACGGCCACCTGGCTGAACAACACCATCTGCCTCGACACGGGCGCCGTCTTCGGCGGCAAGCTCACCGCGCTGCGCTGGCCGGAGCGCGAACTGGTCGAGGTACCCGCGGAGCGGGTCTGGTACGAGCCGGCGAGGCCGCTGGCCACGGAGGCCCCCGGCGGGCACGAAGGACGGCCGCTGGACCTGGCGGACGTGCACGGCCGCCGGGTCGTCGAGACCCGCCACGCGGGCCGGGTGTCGGTCCGCGAGGAGAACGCGGCCGCGGCCCTGGAGGTCATGAGCCGCTTCGCGGTCGACCCGCGTCTGCTGCCGTACCTGCCGCCGACCATGGCCCCGACGGCCACCTCGCACATCGAGGGCTATCTGGAGCACCCGGCCGAGGCGTTCGCGCAGTACAAGGAGGACGGGGTCGCGCGGGTCGTGTGCGAGGAGAAGCACATGGGTTCGCGCGCGGTCGCCCTGGTCTGCCGTGACGCGGACGCCGCCCGCGAGCGCTTCGGCACGGGGGGAACCTCCCGTTCGAGCGCGGCCGAGAGCGGGGGAGGCCCCACCGGCTCTCTCTACACGCGTACCGGCCGCCCCTTCTTCAATGACGAGGCACGCACCGAGCTGGTCCTCGGCCGGGTCCGCGAGGCCATGACGGCGGCCGGCCTGTGGGACGAACTGGAGACCGACTGGGTACTGCTGGACGCCGAACTGATGCCGTGGTCGCTGAAGGCGTCCGGGCTGCTGCGCACCCAGTACGCGGCCGTCGGGGCCGCGTCCGGCGCGGTGTTCCCGGGTGCGCTGGCCGCCCTGGAGGGCGCGGTGGCACGGGGCGTGGACGTGAGCGAGCTGCTGGGCAAGCAGCGTGAGCGGGCCGCCGACGCGGCGGCGTTCACCGACGCCTACCGGCGCTACTGCTGGCCGACCGAGGGTCTGGACGGCGTCCGGCTCGCCCCCTTCCAGATCCTCGCCGTCCAGGACCGCAGCCTCGCCGCCCTGCCGCACGACGAGCAGTTGGCCCTCATCGACCGGCTCGTCGAGTTCGACGTCAGCGGCCTGCTGCAGACCACCCGACGCCTCTTCGTCGACACCGGTGACGAGGCCTCGGTGCGGGCCGGGATCGACTGGTGGCTGGAGATGACCGGCCGCGGCGGCGAGGGCATGGTCGTCAAACCGGTCGAGGCCGTGGTAAGGAGCGACAAGGGAAGGCTGGTTCAGCCGGGCATCAAGTGCCGGGGCCGTGAGTACCTGCGGATCATCTACGGGCCGGAGTACACCCGACCCGAGAACCTCGACCGGCTGCGCGGCAGGTTCCTCAACCACAAGCGGTCCCTCGCCCTCCGCGAGTACGCCCTGGGTCTGGAGGCCCTGGACCGGCTCGCCGAGGGGGAGCCGCTGTGGCGGGTGCACGAGGCGGTGTTCGGGGTACTGGCCCTGGAGTCGGAGCCGGTAGACCCCCGTCTGTGA
- a CDS encoding 3' terminal RNA ribose 2'-O-methyltransferase Hen1: MFLTISTTGTPERPATDLGFLLHKHPDKSQAFSTSYGKAHVLYPEADVERCTAALLLEVDAVALVRRGKGKGRGGAPDAALAQYVNDRPYAASSLLAVALNDVFSSAVRGQCKARPELPEQARPLRVEIPALPARGGPDLVVKLFEPLGWTVTVEAVALDTEFPEWGASRYVRLVLESESLTLAEALRHLYVLLPVLDDTKHYWVSSDEVDKLLRAGEGWLPAHPEHKLITSRYLSRRWSLTRQAMERLELVRLAEADDSEVEAIDNAVEEAADGEAEGEEKSTPLAVRRRDAIIAALRESGAARVLDLGCGQGQLVQALLKDVRFTEIVGTDVSMRALTIASRRLKLDRMGERQASRVQLFQSSLAYTDKRLKGYDAAVLCEVIEHLDLPRLPALEYAVFGSARPRTVLVTTPNVEYNVRWESLPAGHVRHGDHRFEWTREEFRTWATTVAERHGYEVGFVPVGPDDPEVGPPTQMAVFKQRDTQDTNEKEAKAA; the protein is encoded by the coding sequence GTGTTTCTGACGATCAGTACCACCGGCACCCCAGAGCGCCCCGCGACCGATCTCGGCTTCCTGCTGCACAAGCATCCCGACAAATCGCAGGCGTTCTCCACCTCCTACGGCAAGGCGCACGTCCTCTACCCCGAGGCGGATGTCGAGCGGTGCACGGCCGCGCTGTTGCTGGAGGTGGACGCGGTGGCGCTGGTCCGGCGCGGCAAGGGCAAGGGGCGCGGCGGGGCACCGGACGCGGCGCTCGCCCAGTACGTCAACGACCGCCCGTACGCGGCCTCCTCCCTGCTCGCCGTCGCGCTGAACGACGTCTTCTCCAGCGCCGTGCGCGGCCAGTGCAAGGCCCGGCCCGAACTCCCCGAGCAGGCCCGCCCGCTGCGCGTCGAGATACCGGCGCTGCCCGCGCGCGGCGGCCCGGACCTCGTCGTCAAGCTGTTCGAGCCGCTCGGCTGGACGGTCACGGTCGAGGCCGTGGCGCTGGACACCGAGTTCCCGGAATGGGGCGCCTCCCGTTACGTACGGCTCGTCCTGGAGTCGGAGTCGCTGACCCTGGCCGAGGCGCTGCGCCACCTGTACGTCCTGCTGCCGGTCCTCGACGACACCAAGCACTACTGGGTGTCCTCCGACGAGGTCGACAAGCTGCTGCGCGCGGGCGAGGGGTGGCTCCCGGCCCACCCGGAGCACAAGCTGATCACCAGCCGTTATCTCTCCCGCCGCTGGTCGCTGACCCGGCAGGCCATGGAGCGCCTGGAACTCGTACGGCTGGCCGAGGCCGACGACAGTGAGGTCGAGGCGATCGACAACGCCGTCGAGGAGGCCGCGGACGGCGAGGCCGAGGGCGAGGAGAAGTCGACGCCGCTCGCTGTGCGGCGCCGGGACGCGATCATCGCCGCGCTCAGGGAGTCGGGTGCCGCGCGGGTCCTCGACCTCGGGTGTGGCCAGGGCCAGTTGGTGCAGGCCCTGCTCAAGGACGTCCGCTTCACCGAGATCGTCGGTACGGACGTGTCGATGCGCGCGCTCACCATCGCCTCCCGCCGCCTCAAGCTCGACCGCATGGGCGAGCGCCAGGCCTCCCGTGTCCAGCTCTTCCAGAGCTCCCTCGCCTACACCGACAAGCGGCTCAAGGGGTACGACGCCGCCGTGCTCTGCGAGGTCATCGAGCACCTCGACCTGCCCCGGCTGCCCGCCCTGGAGTACGCGGTGTTCGGCTCGGCCCGCCCGAGGACCGTCCTCGTGACCACCCCGAACGTGGAGTACAACGTCCGCTGGGAGAGCCTCCCCGCCGGCCATGTCCGCCACGGCGACCACCGTTTCGAGTGGACGCGGGAGGAGTTCCGTACCTGGGCGACCACCGTGGCCGAACGGCACGGCTACGAGGTCGGGTTCGTGCCCGTCGGGCCGGACGACCCGGAGGTGGGACCGCCCACCCAGATGGCCGTGTTCAAGCAGCGCGACACCCAGGACACCAACGAGAAGGAGGCGAAGGCAGCATGA
- a CDS encoding LLM class F420-dependent oxidoreductase translates to MDLRIFTEPQQGASYDTLLTVAKATEDLGFDAFFRSDHYLSMGSSDGLPGPTDAWITLAGLARETKRIRLGTLMTAGTFRLPGVLAIQVAQIDQMSGGRVELGLGTGWFEDEHKAYGIPFPKEKFGRLEEQLAIVTGLWATEVGKKFSYEGTHYQLTDSPALPKPAQAKLPVLIGGHGASRTPRLAAQYADEFNMPFGSIEDSERQFGRVRAAAEEAGRKGDDLVYSNALVVCVGKDDAEVARRAAAIGREVDELKANGLAGSPAEVVDKIARYQAIGSRRLYLQILDLDDLDHLELISTQVQSQLT, encoded by the coding sequence ATGGATCTTCGCATCTTCACCGAGCCCCAGCAGGGGGCGTCCTACGACACCCTCCTCACCGTCGCCAAGGCCACCGAGGACCTGGGCTTCGACGCATTCTTCCGCTCCGACCACTACCTCAGCATGGGCTCGTCGGACGGTCTGCCCGGCCCCACCGACGCCTGGATCACGCTGGCCGGACTCGCCCGCGAGACCAAGCGCATCCGCCTCGGCACGCTGATGACCGCCGGCACCTTCCGGCTGCCCGGTGTGCTCGCCATCCAGGTCGCCCAGATCGACCAGATGTCCGGCGGCCGCGTGGAACTCGGCCTGGGCACGGGCTGGTTCGAGGACGAGCACAAGGCGTACGGCATTCCCTTCCCCAAGGAGAAGTTCGGCCGTCTGGAGGAGCAGCTGGCCATCGTGACCGGTCTGTGGGCCACCGAGGTCGGCAAGAAGTTCTCGTACGAGGGCACCCACTACCAGCTGACCGACTCGCCCGCGCTGCCCAAGCCGGCGCAGGCCAAGCTGCCGGTCCTCATCGGCGGTCACGGCGCGAGCCGCACCCCGCGGCTCGCCGCGCAGTACGCCGACGAGTTCAACATGCCGTTCGGCTCGATCGAGGACAGTGAGCGCCAGTTCGGCCGGGTCCGTGCGGCCGCCGAGGAGGCCGGCCGCAAGGGCGACGACCTCGTGTACTCGAACGCCCTGGTCGTCTGCGTGGGCAAGGACGACGCGGAGGTCGCCCGCCGCGCCGCCGCGATCGGCCGCGAGGTCGACGAGCTCAAGGCCAACGGCCTCGCGGGTTCCCCGGCCGAGGTCGTCGACAAGATCGCCCGCTACCAGGCCATCGGCTCCCGGCGCCTCTACCTCCAGATCCTCGACCTCGACGACCTGGACCACCTGGAACTGATCTCCACCCAGGTGCAGTCCCAACTGACGTAA